CAGGTACTGGGCCTCGTGCTGGATGCCCATGTTGATAATGTCCCGGTAGCGCGTGACATTGGCCGGGTCGGGCCGGCCCTTCATGTAGTTCTCGTAGGCCACGATGTCCACCGAGAGGCGGGAGGTTGACTGCTCCCCGCAGCCCGAGACGATCTCGATGAACTGCTCCGCGCCGTCAAGGATGACCGACTCGACCCCGGCCTGTAATTTAACATAGGCCACCTCGCTTCCCGCGATTCTCCTCGGGTCGAGAGAGAAGGTCAAACGGGCGGTGTCGTCGTTCTCGAGAATTCCGTTCCTGATGTCCTCCACGAGCCTCCCGTCGGGCTCGACCGCGAGCTCCCTCACGACGATGTCCTGACGTCCGTCGGTGGTTCCGGTCACCCTGAGCCCGTGGACTCCGACCCTGAGCGCCTGGATTGTGAAGGCGACCGAGGAGACGGAGTTCGCCCCCACGACCACCGTGGAGGTGGGGGAGCTGACCATCCTGTACCAGTCCGAGGGCGAGAGCTCGACGAGCACCGTTCTCTCCTTGGACTCGTAGTTGAAAACCAGCACTCTGAATGTGAACCTGTCGTTCCTCACGATGGAGGCCGGGAGGTCGGGGTCGACGAAGAAGGGCTGGAAGACCACCAGGCTCCCGTTTCCCACGCCGACCCGGCCGTCCACCGTCGAGCCCAGCGCCTCGACGCGCCAGGTCGTGATCGAGTCAGGGGCGTGGAGGACAAGCCGGGCACTTCCGTCCTCGCCCGTGACAACCAGCGGGTTCCAGTACCAGAGCTCCGGGAACCAGGTCCGGACTGTGACCTCTCTACCCGGGCCGATGACGCCCCGGGGCTGGTACCCCATGCCCGCGCTCCCGTTGCCGGCCGCCGATGCTTCCCCCTTAGCGGGCTGCGGAGGCGCACCGCCGGAGCGCTCGGCCTGTCCTCGGTACATGTCGCCGTAGTAGCTCTCAGAGCCCGCTCTCGTGTAGCCGGTGAAGCTGAGGGGCTGGCTGGTGTCGGAGAAGGCCGCGGGACCATGCTGGGGGAAGAAGTAGAGCGCAGCGGGTACGGCTGCCGCAAGTATGAGAAGGGAGGCGAGTAGCGCCAGCGCGATTTTTCTGAACCTGATCCCGAGCTGGATGACGCCGAAGTAGCCAGCGACACCGAGTGCTGCAACGCCGAGGAGCACGCCCCTCGACACCTCCGTGTCGCCCCCTGAGACTGCACTGCCGGCGGATCTCACTTCCGATGAATAGGTGAGGATACCTGCGTCCGGGCGGTAGTCGCTGTAGAAGTCGGAGCGGAAGAGAGGCACCACCATCTCCACGGCCCTCAATCCGCCCCACACATAGGAGTAGATGCTGTACTGCTCGAACCCGGGGTCCTTCTGAAGGTCCTGGCGAATTTCCGCGAAGGCGCTCTCCCCGCCCATCGCGAGCAGGGCCTCGTCCACGATCGCGACTGCAAGGGCGGCGCTTGCGGGGTCCGTGCCGTTGAGCACATTGAACAGAAGCTCGACCTCCTCGCCGGGCCTGAGCTGCTGCTTCGATGGAGTGATGGTCACGTTGAGCTGGTTCGCTATCCCCACGCCGATCGCGGCGCGGTCGGTGGCGACGGTATATCTGCCCTCCAGCCTGTCTCCCGCCGGCCCTGACCCACCCCTGAAATAGTAGTAATAATAGTAGTCTTCGTATAAGCCGTAGTAATAGCTCTCGTACGACATGACAGAGAGCTTCCGCGCCTCAATTTCAATTGAGGGGACCATTTCCTCGGTCACCCTGAACGAGAGGTCACCCTTCCCCCCGACGAGCGCCACGCTCTTCTCAATGACAGGCTCTCCTTCGACGAGAACACTGACGAAAGCCAGTCCGGCGACGCCGTAGAGGTCGTCCTGGGGGTCCGCGTAGACTGTGACGCGGGCGGTCTCTCCTGCATTGTAGAACCTCTTTTCAGGAACGACCTTGACTGCCGAGATGTCCCAGAAGGAGTAGCTGGTGGTCTCTGCTGCTGAGGGGTCGCCTGTCCAGACCTTTAGCTCCAGAGTTTGCTCTTTGTTATAAATAAAGGTCACGCGCGCAATGCCCCGCTGGTCCGTCACGACCTCGGGCAGGGGCCTCTTGGCGCTCCATTTCTTTAGGGAGGGGGCCACGTGTGCCCCCTGCACCGGTGCTCCAAGCGGGTCCCTGACGAGGACCTGCGCCGTGAAGGGCTGGCCTGGCGTGGCGGTCTCCAGAATCGCGGTGGCGTAAAAGGCCTCTGGGCTTAGGACGATTGTGGTGTTTTTGGCCTCAGTGTGTCCACCTGTGTCCGTGACCTCGGCCCTGATGTCGAGATTGTACTGCCTGTATTTGTCTATCCAGGAATAACCTGTATAAGATATAAATTCCCGTGCTGGGGGGAGGGTGAAGGCGCACCTCCCCTCCCTCACCTCGGCCGTGGCGTTGCCGATTATTCTGTCCACCGCTCCCGTCTCCGTCTCGTACCAGTACCACATATCGCTCGAGTAGAGGCGCGCGGTTATTCTTGCCGAACCCTCCACCGGCTTTCCGAAGAAATAGCTCACGTATATCTCACCCGTCACAGGCCTGTCGAGGGTCAGAGGGCTGGAGACGTTCCTAAACTCTATCCCGAACTTTGGCAGGACGTACCGCTCCACCGGCACACTTTTGACCGTAAGGGCGGAGGTTGTGCTGGCCGAGACCCTGTACTCGCCCAGAGGAAGGATATCCGAGAGGGGGTAATCTAGGAATGTGACACCAAATTTGTTCGGGACGAGCGTTGTCCTGAAGAGCTTGTTCCCGGAGGGGTCGGAGATTTCATAGGTCACATTTTCGGTGTTGGCCGCGCCGGGCCAGAAGGAGAGGGTGCGGAGGCGCATCGTCTGCCCGGGCTGGTAGCGGGGCTTGTCCATCGTCAGGTATAATTTCGGGGGAACCCGGTCTTGAACGGAGGGCCTCTCACCTCCCTCCGGCGCCTTCGATGCGAAGGCGCCCGGGTCGGCCGAGAAGGCACCCGAGTAGGATGGTTGGTTGTAGACCTCAAGCCTCCTCTGAATCGTCTCCCTGCCCGCCACAACCGTGAGGAGGACCCTTCCGTCATACTCCGGGGCCCTCTCCCGCGCCCCGGACCCACCCGGCTGCTCCGGGACATAAAACCTCGCTTGGAGAACCCCAGCGTTGTCTGTTTTTCCATTGAAAAGCTCGAAGGTACCGCTGGAATTCGTGAGGTAGACCCTGACTTCCTGCCCTGGAAGGGGGTCGTTGTTCCTGTCAGCGGTGACCACAAGGAGCTCGTTCCCGCCGCCGCCGAAGAGGTAGGCGTCCGTAAAGACAAAGGCCCCCGTCGAGTAGGCGCCCGGCCGGAGGGTCCCGGAGTGGAGCGCCAGGACGGCCCCTCCGAAAACCGCTCCGAAGACCAATAGCCCACCAATCAGCAGCGCTCTGCCGGACCGTGACACTCTTTCTCTATCCCCGCTCACACCCATTCCTCCGGTCTTGCTGGCCAATCCTGTTGTTTGCTGTATATTAATTCATCTATGAATTGTAGCTTATATGTAGCCATGTAGCGTCCGGAACTGCAAATGTCGGGGGGCCCCGGGTCTTAAGATGGCTCCGACCTCGCGAGCAGCTCCTGCAGCATTCGGTCGACGTCCTCCATACCAGCGGTGTTCCCGTCCCAGTTCCTGAGCCTATCGCCATGCCTCTCCATTACCTTGTTAAGAATTGCCCTGACGTCCCTTCTCAACTCGGGGGCCTCATGGCCTGTAAAGACAAGGGCGATATACAGAGGGGGTGCGTGTTCAATAAGAATTCTGTGCTTCCCTAGACTTATCGTGCGGACGTTGTCCCGGCCCTCGGATTTGAAGGTGTGGAGGATGAACTGCTGGACCGCTGTCAGCATTCCGCCCGCGAGGTCCTCGTCCATGGCGGCTTCCGCCCTGCTGGCTGATGAGACCCTGATGCCGTTGTAGTCCATCAGGAAGACCTGCTCCAGCCTGCACTCCTTCCACTTCAGATCGGGGGCCAGCCATTCTACGAACCTTGTTCCCGAGTCATATATCGGCCTGAAGAACCAGGTCGAGATGACGACGATGAAAAATGTGAGGAGGCGTGCCTCACGCGTGACTGCTAAATTGAACATTACTGTGAGGACTGAAAGAATGGAATAGACCAAAGCCCCTAGTAACACGGAGGTGAGGAAAATCACGAGCCCGCTCCTTAGTATTATTTCCGTGTTCAGTATGTGGTATCGCAGCATCGCGTAGATTGCTATTCCCGATGAGAATGCCATGAAGTAGCCCGAGAGCCAAGTCACGTCCTGGCTGAGCAGAGGGGCGATGATTATGGAAAGGATGAGCCAGATAAAAGGAATCAGGAGAAAGACCACCATCAGCCCCTTCTGCGCTCTCGAGAGGGGGTTCCTTTCGAGCCTGAGGGTGTGAATCGAAAGGAACAGCACCGCGCCCAGCGCCCCTATCCAGAATATATAGAAGAGCCTGAAGACTGCGGGCTGGGCTAGTAGTAAAATCTGAATGATCGCGGGGATATAGAGCATCGATGGGGGCCATACCCTATCCACAAGCCACCTCGCCCTGCCAATATAAAGGAGAAGGAAGTGAATCTGAAGGGGGAAGAGGGTGACAATGAAGAGGGAATTCATTAGTGTCCAGAATAAGCGTGTCTGGGCGTCGGCGGAGAGAGTTATCATCGCCCAGGTCAGGGTTGTGACGCCCGCGAAATAAACGTAAATGGCAAGAATTCTCATTACGCGTGTGTGGGGAGTGAACAGGAGGAGGAAGTAGAGCATGAGGAAGGTCAAGAGGGCTCCGGTGATATTAGGTAGCGCCAGAGGCGTGAGCTCGTAGGCCAAGGAGGTCCCCCTAATCGATTATAAATGGACTTACGATAATGATAAGGATTGCTCCCGGGAGAAAGCAGGACTTTTCCCAGAAGATGGTCAAGAAGGAGAGACCCTAGGCGCGACCGGTTAGAGGGAACCGTGGCTTAAAGAATCACCAGCAGCACGAAGGTCATCAGGAGCGCGGCCATCAGCACAAGGGCCAGGAGGAGCATCCAGCGCGCTATTCCTGGGTCAGAACCATAGACAATCGGAATTGGTCCTATAAGAACCACCGCGCCCCCTCGTGTCCTCGCCCCTGCCGTTTCCAGCCGTGTGTCGGGCGAGCCACTGCCTGATTTCCTACTAGTATCTCCGCGCCAGAGCGCCCTCCAGACGTTACCCGCGTTGAGTGGAGCCTCATCCGGGGCCCCCTCCTCCCAGGCATCAGCCAAGCGCCGGAGAAATCCGGCGATGAGACACAGCCCCCCGGAGAAGAAGAGAAGAACCGCTAAAAAGGCAAGAGGGCCGGTGCCGTAGAAAAAGGGGATGAAGAGAGCGAGACCGGCTGCGCCCTCGCCCCTCAGCACGCTCAGTGCGAGGAGGGCGCCCCCGGCGGCGAAGAGGACGATCGAGACCCCAATGAGGCGCGGGCTCATACGTCTCAAAATGCGGGCGGGGCCTGATATCCCTTTCGGATGGCGGGGAAACCCCAAATACAGGGATGGCATCTACCGCACAGGGTTGTTCATGAAGCCGAGGCCGCGGAAGGGGGGTCCGGGCCCGTCCCTCAAACTACCGGACTTGTACATCGAGAATCAAGAGCCATTCTCGGAGTGGCTCATGCTCGAGTACAGGCACTGCATCGAGAGCTGGGAAGGGTTGATTTTCACAAATGTCCGTGATGAGAGGCTGATCGAGGCCCTCAGGCCCCTGAGCGTTGTTTATAAAGAAAGCGCGCGGGAGCTGGAGGGCTTCGACCCTAAGAGCACTCTTGTTCTCGACCCCGACGCAGAAAAGCCCCTCACCACCTCGGATGTCGACGCCTGCCGAGCGCTTGTCGTCGGCGGAATTCTGGGCAGCGAGGGCTTCACAGGAAAGACCAGGGAGCTTGTCACAAAAAAGCTGGAATGCCAGGCTCGGAATTTGGGTCCACGACAGCTATCCATTGACAGCGCTGTGGTGGTGGCAAGACTCATCGCACTAGGTATGAGGCTCGAGGACATCGAACTGACCTCGGAGGTTGAGGTGAGGCACGACGTGGGTCACAGCACAGTCCTGCCTTACGCCTACCCGATTCTCAACGGAAAGGTGATATTCACCCCCGGCCTTGCGGAGTACCTGAGGAAGCACTGATGCCCCGCGCGCTCTCAGGCGATTGCATTGTCCGGGCGAGCCCCACAGACCCCACGGTTGTGGGAGACGGGGACGCAAGGGACTTTGCCAGGGGGTAGAGCGATACAAGCTTGGGGAAAAATGAAGGATGCCGGAACTCCGGGAGGCTCCACCGGAAAAACAGGCCTCGCAATACTGCCCGGAGCGGGGGGCCTCAACGGCCGGCTCGCGGTGCTCGTGGCGATCCTAGCCGTAGGGACATCGGCCATCATGATTCGCTACGCGCAAAGTGGCCCCCTGACGATCGCCTTCTACCGCCTTCTATTCACCACCTTGATACTGGTCCCGTGGGTGGCGCTCAGGGAGAGGGGCGCGATGGGGAGTCTTGACAGGGCGCGCGTCGCCAGGTTGGGTGTGGTAGGGCTTGTGCTGGCGGCCCATTTCTCCCTTTGGGTAACGTCGGTGAAGCTGACGACGGTGGCAAACAGTGTGGTTCTCGTGACCACACACCCGCTGATGGTCGCCGCAATATCGACGGTTTTTCTAAAAGAGAGGCCGGCCGGGCCGGCGCTCCTTGGAGGGCTGCTCGCCAGCGCGGGCGTGGTGATGATGTTCTCCGGGGACCTCGGCACCGGGGGTCTGCTGGGGGACGCACTCGCCCTTCTCGGGGCCGTGGCCGCCGGAACATACATAGTCGCGGGGAGGTCGGAGAGAAGGGCCTTGCCCACCGGGACCTACTGCATCGTCGTCTACGGCTTCACCACGCTATTCCTGCTCCCGCTCGCCTTCTGCGAGACGCGCCTTCTCCCCACCGCGCAGACGGACTGGGTCTGGTTCGTGGCGATGGCCGCGGTGCCCGGAATTCTGGGCCACACGCTCTATAACTACGCGCTGGGGCATGTCCCGGCCTTCTTCGTTTCCACATCCCTTTTAGGCGAGCCCATAATCTCCTCCCTTCTCGCCGCGCTGCTCTTCACTGAGATTCCATCAAAGTGGACGCTTCTGGCGGCGCCGCTGGTATTCGCCGGGATAGTGATGGCTTCTTGGAGGCGATAGAGCCGGGGCCGAATCGGAGTGTCTTCAGGGCCCGGCCGGCGGCGGGGAAGGCGGCGGGAGCTGTGGCCCTTGTGGAGCAGCCGGCGAAACCGGAGTTCCCTGAGCCGCCGGGAGAGCGGCGGGCGGGGGCGGGGCTGGCTCCGGAGGCGGAGGGGGCGGCGCGGGAGGGGCAGGGGGCTCCGCGGGCGGGGACGCCGGAGGGGGCGGTGGCGACGGAGGCGCGGCCGGTGGCGGGGCCGGCGGGGGTGGAGTAGCCGGCGGCGCAGGATATGGAGGCTGGGCCGCCGCTGGTTGCGCGGGCTGGGCTGGGGGCTTCCTCCTCATCATGGCTGCGCCCGCGCCCACAAGCACGAGAATCACCACGACCAGCACAATCAGCCAGAGTGGAATTCTTCCTCCGGCCGGGGCGGCCGCGGGCTTCTTCGGGACCGTGGCCGAGACCGGAGCTGTGGCGTTGCTGCCTCCGACGCTGTTGCGCGCTAGAACCGCATAGTAGTAGGTCTCGCCGGCTTTCACGTTTGCATCAATGTATGAGGTCACGTTCCCGAGCTCCGTCAGAAGCGTCATGTTGGCGGCGCTCGGGCCCCTGAGAACCACATAGGCGGTTATCGGACTGCCACCGTCCCTCGAGGGTGCGCTCCAGCTCAGGGTGATTCTGTCCTTTGAGGCGACGGCCCGGAGGTTCTCCGGAGTGTCTGGCGCGGTCGCAATCAGCTCTCCCTCGATTATCACGGTCGAGTTCATCAGGTTGAGCCAATTGCTCGGCCTGATGACCATCGTCTGGTAGGGGCCGATGGTTATGCCCTTGCGCGTCACATTTGGCAGGCCGGTCGGTCTGTAGCTCGAGTTCCAGGTCTCCTCCATTATCACATTCCCCTGGAACTCGACGTCGAAGCTGAAGCTGTGCGGGCCGTTGTTGAAGAAGACGAGCGAGTTCAGGTCCGGGGTTGTGTTGATGACCGCCTCAGAGTCGCTGAAGAGGTCTGCGTTCTGTATCTTATAGACCCTCTCGCGAGGTCTGCGCTGCTCCGTCCCCATTTTTTTAACGAGCGTGGCGTTGTAGACCTTCTCGCTGTCCGTGGTTTTGTAGGAGAGGCGGCTCTGGAGCGGGTTGTCGCCATCGTAGCTCAGTCTGAGTGTGTCTCTGGTCCCGTTTTTAACGCCCGCTCCCTCCAGAGCGAAGCTCGAGTTCCCGTCCACGAGCTGTGCCCAATTGTAGGAGCCGTCACCGATGCCCTTGACGTGGGTGGTGTAGTTGCCCTGCGGGAGGTAGTAGCCCATTCCGCCGTACTCCCTCCCCTCCGAAAGAACAATGGGCGTGGCGTTGGGAATTCCTCCGGTCCACGTCCCGTTCTCCTCAATCGCGAGCCTGCGGCCCTCGCTGTCCTCGATGGTGGTTGTAGCGGAGCCGAATATCCAGTCCATTATGCCATCGACGGAGAGGGGCAGGGAGCGGTCGTCGTTGACCTTCCTGAAAGGTATGAAGACCATGCCCTGCGTACCGCCCCACCTGTCCCCGCCCGCCATGTAGAACTCCCAGGACCAGTAGGTGCCGGACTTGTTTATCTCGATATAGGGCGGGTAGTTGTCCGGGAAGCCCCAGTTCAGGACGGCGTCCACCGCCGTTTCTGGTTTGGAGAAGGCGGGCCTGTTGGAGTCGTAGACATAGATTCGCGTGTGCGTGGAGTCGACGTCCTCGACAAGGTATGGCACCATCGCGTGCCCTGAGGTGCCGTCCACTATGGACACGATGCCGTAGGTCCCGTCGGCTATCGAGTTCCTGATCATGTCGACGCACATCTTCATCCCATCTGGCCCCCAGTTGCCGATGTGGTTCTCGATTATCCAGGCGAGCTGGGCGGAGGATATCTGGGAGCCGTGCATGAAGTCTATCCTCCGCTCCACCTCGCCGCCGAGTGTTAGATTCGGGGTGTGGTAGACCCCCGGCTGGAGGTCGGTGGTGCGCACCACGCCGTTCTTGATTTGAAGCGCCGTGGCGCTGTAGCCGTAGCAGCGGCCGTTGCGCGCCAGGTACCAGTAGCCGACGCCGTAGACGATGGCTGCGAACGGGTCGGGGGCAATCGGCTGCTCGACCTCATAGCCCAGGCACTCCCAGCCGTCCCACGGGGTCCAGTAGGGGATGCCGATGCAGACCCAGATGTTGATGTAGACTTCGTCGGAGCCAAATGTGTCCTTGTAGTTGCCATCCTCCCAGAAGGCCCATGGGTAGGAGAGCTCGCCTTTGCCACTGTTGGGGAAGGAGAAGGCCCACTCGTAGCAGAACTCCGGAACAGGGTAGATATTGATGGCGCGCGCGTGGGTGTCCTCGCCGGCGTTCGTCTTTACCTTTACATGACCGGGTCTGTGAGGAATTCCCGCGTGGAGGGTGAAGTTGAAGGAGTGGTCCGGGTCGAGCTCCGTCGGCGTCGGTGCCGTCAGCACCGTGGCGGCCAGAACGTCATTGATGAAGACCTGCGCGCCCATCAGGTTAGACCCCTCGATGTGTATCTTCATTCCCGCCATCGCTCGGGGCGGGCTGAAGTTTGTGATTGTGGGTGGGAGTGGCGTGACCTTGATGGTGACCCGAGAGATGTTGTCGAAGGACGGTGTCGTGGCCTCCTTGCCGTCCCAGACCTCGAGCTCGAATATGAAGTGGACGGTGTAGTCCCTTATGTTGGGTGTGAAGTAGGGTCTGGCTGTGTGGCTGTTGTGAAGAGTCACCGGGTACTCTTCCGGCTCCGTCTGCCTCCAAGTGTAGAACAGCGCGTCTCCGTCGGGGTCCCTGCTCCGGGAACCATCGAGGTGGACGGTGGTCCCCTCCACCACATCCTGATTGGGCCCGGCGTTGGCCACGGGGGC
This genomic stretch from Thermoplasmata archaeon harbors:
- a CDS encoding alpha-2-macroglobulin family protein, translating into MSGDRERVSRSGRALLIGGLLVFGAVFGGAVLALHSGTLRPGAYSTGAFVFTDAYLFGGGGNELLVVTADRNNDPLPGQEVRVYLTNSSGTFELFNGKTDNAGVLQARFYVPEQPGGSGARERAPEYDGRVLLTVVAGRETIQRRLEVYNQPSYSGAFSADPGAFASKAPEGGERPSVQDRVPPKLYLTMDKPRYQPGQTMRLRTLSFWPGAANTENVTYEISDPSGNKLFRTTLVPNKFGVTFLDYPLSDILPLGEYRVSASTTSALTVKSVPVERYVLPKFGIEFRNVSSPLTLDRPVTGEIYVSYFFGKPVEGSARITARLYSSDMWYWYETETGAVDRIIGNATAEVREGRCAFTLPPAREFISYTGYSWIDKYRQYNLDIRAEVTDTGGHTEAKNTTIVLSPEAFYATAILETATPGQPFTAQVLVRDPLGAPVQGAHVAPSLKKWSAKRPLPEVVTDQRGIARVTFIYNKEQTLELKVWTGDPSAAETTSYSFWDISAVKVVPEKRFYNAGETARVTVYADPQDDLYGVAGLAFVSVLVEGEPVIEKSVALVGGKGDLSFRVTEEMVPSIEIEARKLSVMSYESYYYGLYEDYYYYYYFRGGSGPAGDRLEGRYTVATDRAAIGVGIANQLNVTITPSKQQLRPGEEVELLFNVLNGTDPASAALAVAIVDEALLAMGGESAFAEIRQDLQKDPGFEQYSIYSYVWGGLRAVEMVVPLFRSDFYSDYRPDAGILTYSSEVRSAGSAVSGGDTEVSRGVLLGVAALGVAGYFGVIQLGIRFRKIALALLASLLILAAAVPAALYFFPQHGPAAFSDTSQPLSFTGYTRAGSESYYGDMYRGQAERSGGAPPQPAKGEASAAGNGSAGMGYQPRGVIGPGREVTVRTWFPELWYWNPLVVTGEDGSARLVLHAPDSITTWRVEALGSTVDGRVGVGNGSLVVFQPFFVDPDLPASIVRNDRFTFRVLVFNYESKERTVLVELSPSDWYRMVSSPTSTVVVGANSVSSVAFTIQALRVGVHGLRVTGTTDGRQDIVVRELAVEPDGRLVEDIRNGILENDDTARLTFSLDPRRIAGSEVAYVKLQAGVESVILDGAEQFIEIVSGCGEQSTSRLSVDIVAYENYMKGRPDPANVTRYRDIINMGIQHEAQYLSSNTGGHGRAIVWHQGEAPDIWLTAWALQAYKDLQDNGFLADASIIPDLQTYLLSAQGADGHWEIPDVGHWSLNSALKSQKLASTAYIARALAYSGLSGSSDALQRAVRYIEANIGSASESFTIALCLDALEMAEGSRSVRSSLVQKLAASVKEGASGARYWEYAEKEPGWYWCSDNTVETTGYAVMALARAGSSPELVRAGAKYLVLQRSAGGYWGSTHNTAVAFTALNSLDEITPLKSMTVEVRANGTLVGSASFNDENKDMTYMMDLRPWFLSSEGNVAAREVSISLRSSGEGGVFYHIYTKQNIEWAAPMPLPPPELELSLSYDNTTVSLGEVVVAEAELVYRGPAGMLRMVLVELRAPTGFVLDESDFRELLSEGRISFYEFRRADRALVYLDGVERERPVKLDYTLTAMRPATSLLQHVRAWDMYNTTLMVELGAVGFEATG
- a CDS encoding DUF131 domain-containing protein; this encodes MSPRLIGVSIVLFAAGGALLALSVLRGEGAAGLALFIPFFYGTGPLAFLAVLLFFSGGLCLIAGFLRRLADAWEEGAPDEAPLNAGNVWRALWRGDTSRKSGSGSPDTRLETAGARTRGGAVVLIGPIPIVYGSDPGIARWMLLLALVLMAALLMTFVLLVIL
- a CDS encoding DMT family transporter, which produces MKDAGTPGGSTGKTGLAILPGAGGLNGRLAVLVAILAVGTSAIMIRYAQSGPLTIAFYRLLFTTLILVPWVALRERGAMGSLDRARVARLGVVGLVLAAHFSLWVTSVKLTTVANSVVLVTTHPLMVAAISTVFLKERPAGPALLGGLLASAGVVMMFSGDLGTGGLLGDALALLGAVAAGTYIVAGRSERRALPTGTYCIVVYGFTTLFLLPLAFCETRLLPTAQTDWVWFVAMAAVPGILGHTLYNYALGHVPAFFVSTSLLGEPIISSLLAALLFTEIPSKWTLLAAPLVFAGIVMASWRR
- a CDS encoding PKD domain-containing protein, translating into MKYNKCRWIALATALLFLLPLAQPLAPAAKPQTIEVKDPNGGERLYGGDRFRISWIASTPEGGVKLELSTDGGESYPYSIATIMTSKGSYNWTIPLSLNTTAARIRATLVSSMLPPYEVWARDVSDANFTIIPKLVLRFTEVPSEVSGGSYFRLRWDMYDPDDHVAALKLQWRVKDNGSWGSWQDMGGFYNSMPPTQGGVWLAPPFYEEATLQYKIQALSSHATVLAENTTSEITLKSPIIILKKPNGGEVLVGGQPFEITWVTVNDPHDVIYGINIYYSINGGSSWTMIASTDNDFSHTWNVPTSINSENVFIKLENSHLDGYVFASDISDGPCTIISDPNTVTVSLIDPNPYVPRGLIIGGGERYTIKWSTTGPRSQVREFKIYLSENNGTSWSNILNASSTASSITWTAPLIDTEQAKIKVELIKTDNTKKSSQSNNPFCIYTETPFNRAPVANAGPNQDVVEGTTVHLDGSRSRDPDGDALFYTWRQTEPEEYPVTLHNSHTARPYFTPNIRDYTVHFIFELEVWDGKEATTPSFDNISRVTIKVTPLPPTITNFSPPRAMAGMKIHIEGSNLMGAQVFINDVLAATVLTAPTPTELDPDHSFNFTLHAGIPHRPGHVKVKTNAGEDTHARAINIYPVPEFCYEWAFSFPNSGKGELSYPWAFWEDGNYKDTFGSDEVYINIWVCIGIPYWTPWDGWECLGYEVEQPIAPDPFAAIVYGVGYWYLARNGRCYGYSATALQIKNGVVRTTDLQPGVYHTPNLTLGGEVERRIDFMHGSQISSAQLAWIIENHIGNWGPDGMKMCVDMIRNSIADGTYGIVSIVDGTSGHAMVPYLVEDVDSTHTRIYVYDSNRPAFSKPETAVDAVLNWGFPDNYPPYIEINKSGTYWSWEFYMAGGDRWGGTQGMVFIPFRKVNDDRSLPLSVDGIMDWIFGSATTTIEDSEGRRLAIEENGTWTGGIPNATPIVLSEGREYGGMGYYLPQGNYTTHVKGIGDGSYNWAQLVDGNSSFALEGAGVKNGTRDTLRLSYDGDNPLQSRLSYKTTDSEKVYNATLVKKMGTEQRRPRERVYKIQNADLFSDSEAVINTTPDLNSLVFFNNGPHSFSFDVEFQGNVIMEETWNSSYRPTGLPNVTRKGITIGPYQTMVIRPSNWLNLMNSTVIIEGELIATAPDTPENLRAVASKDRITLSWSAPSRDGGSPITAYVVLRGPSAANMTLLTELGNVTSYIDANVKAGETYYYAVLARNSVGGSNATAPVSATVPKKPAAAPAGGRIPLWLIVLVVVILVLVGAGAAMMRRKPPAQPAQPAAAQPPYPAPPATPPPPAPPPAAPPSPPPPPASPPAEPPAPPAPPPPPPEPAPPPPAALPAAQGTPVSPAAPQGPQLPPPSPPPAGP